Proteins encoded by one window of Lathyrus oleraceus cultivar Zhongwan6 chromosome 1, CAAS_Psat_ZW6_1.0, whole genome shotgun sequence:
- the LOC127083511 gene encoding pathogenesis-related protein 1: MSSFSILCVLGLIFIVGSHVAYAQDSPADYVNAHNAARSQVGVSNIVWDNTVAAFAQNYANQRKDCQLIHSGGGGRYGENIAMSTGGMSGTDAVKLWVNEKSDYDYNSNTCAAGKVCGHYTQVVWRNSVRLGCAKVRCDNGGTFITCNYDPPGNYVGQKPY; encoded by the coding sequence ATGAGTTCATTTTCTATATTGTGTGTCTTGGGATTAATATTCATAGTGGGGAGTCACGTTGCATATGCACAAGACTCACCAGCAGATTACGTGAACGCCCACAACGCAGCAAGATCTCAGGTTGGTGTTTCAAACATTGTTTGGGACAACACTGTTGCTGCTTTTGCACAAAACTATGCTAATCAGCGCAAGGATTGTCAACTGATCCACTCCGGTGGTGGTGGCCGTTACGGGGAGAATATCGCGATGAGCACCGGTGGCATGAGCGGCACAGATGCAGTGAAGTTGTGGGTTAATGAGAAATCCGACTATGATTATAACAGTAATACATGTGCTGCTGGTAAAGTGTGTGGTCATTATACTCAGGTTGTTTGGAGAAACTCAGTTCGTCTTGGATGTGCCAAAGTGAGATGTGATAATGGAGGAACTTTCATTACATGCAACTATGATCCACCTGGCAACTATGTTGGCCAGAAGCCATATTAA